In the genome of Brachypodium distachyon strain Bd21 chromosome 3, Brachypodium_distachyon_v3.0, whole genome shotgun sequence, the window GTCGCTTGACGAATGCTTCACAGCCCCAAAtcttaagaaaagacaaactcgGCCTTTTGCCAGAACACATCTCATGCGGTGTCTTCTCTACCGATTTCGATGGTACTTtgtttagtgtgaacgctgcagtttctagacaatatccccaaaatgacaaaggtagatctgttcgactcatcattgatcgtaccatgtccaacaaggtccgaTTCCGCCGTTCTGATACACCGTTCCTCTGCGGCGTACCCGGTGGAGTAAGCTGAGGAACTATTCCACAACTCTTTAGATGGTCATCAAACTCATGGCTCATGTACTCGCCTCCACGGTCCGACCGTagaaactttattttcttgccgagttgattttgtacctcactctggaattccttgaatttctcaaaggcttccgacttgtgtttcattaaatagacatatccatatctactcaaatcatcagtgaaggtaatgaagtactcataaccacctctggctgtcgtgctcattgggTCACATACATCACTATGTATTAGATCCAACAAGTCAGACGCCCTTTCACAACTCCTTGCAAAAGGCGTCTTGGTCATTTTGCCGAGTAGGCAtgactcgcatgtctcgaaCGACTCCAAGTCGaacgaagttaaaagtccatcatcatggagcttcttcatgcgcttccaacttatatgaccaagccgacagtgccaaaagtaaGTCATATTCAGATCATTTGGTTTTAACCTTTTCACATTTATGTTATAGACTGATTCACTACcaagattcaaaataaataacccgTCCAGGACGGGTGCAAAGCCGTgaaacatatctttcaaatataaagaacaaccattattcttaatattcgactcataaccttgtctcattaaacatgaggcagaaataatgtttcgactaagcactggaacataataacaattattcagctccattaagaatcctgaaggtaaatgaagttgcatcgtGCCGACTTCCAACGCAGCGACTCTCGCTTTGTTGCCGACTCGAATATCAACCTCGCCTCTTGCCACGCTCCTAGTTCTTACCAGCCCCTGCAACGAGTTGCAGATGTGAATTACTGATCCGGTATCATATACCCATGAactgttaggtgcatcagcaagataaatgtctataacattacAAACAAGCGTACCTGAGTTAGAAgtcccacttccactcttggctttgtcagccaaaaacttgctgcagttcctcttccagtgCCCATCCGTCTTGCAATAGAAGCAAGTGGATCCAGCTGCAGGAGATGGCTTAGTCCCTGAGGCAGCGCTCGGGACAGAGTCCTGAGTTTTGCCTCCTGacttagccttcttcttcttagtccaagaacccttcttgaacttagccttattctgcaccatcaacacttgactggtgcctttcttgaggtcagcctctgctgtcttgagcatcccatgtagttcagtgagcttcttatccataccatgcatgtgatagTTCGAGATGAACGGAGCATATGCACTAGGAAGAGAGTTCAGAACTATATCTGTAGCGAACTCATCGCTTATGGGAAAACCCAGCCTATCCAAAGACTGCACGTAACCAGTCATCTTGATCACGTGCGGACTCAGTGGATCGCCGTCTTTGAGCTTACAGCCAAGCAAAGCTTGAGAGACTTGATACCTCTCGGTCTTTGCCTGAGCCTGGAACATACTTTTGAGGCTTTCGATCATATCGtaggcctcaacattctcgaactgctgctgcaagtccGGTTCCATGTGTGAAAGCATAAGACAGCTAATTTCCGTAGACTCATCTCTAGCCTTACGGTGGGCATTCATGACAGCGACTGTCGCATCTTCATCAGGCTCATCTGGGAGTGGAGTGTCTAGAAcatggtccttcttttcttgcttgaggACTATCTCCTCAGATTAcgataccagttggtgaaattagttccattaagtttatctttctctaggatcgacctcaacgcaaaagtggacaaatgaggaaggttgctaggtgccattgatctacaacagaaaatatgcaaaacactTAAGACATGTATTCATAAAAGAGCAGGAATATTAAACGCTTTAATACTTATGCTCCCACTAGAACCAACATCTCTCCGATGGTTACTAAGTGATTCAGGATCCTAAATAAGCAAAACgactagtgagctttagcatcaccGCTAGCCGCCAAGTGATCTGGgtaggcaacaccttgccaatCGCATCTCATACGACTCCTGTTAGTCGGGTGGCATCACATGCCTCGGCTCCCGACCTACCGAGCCCCGAGCCCCACAACCGTTGTGATGGACTCGTCTAGCTTACCAAGTGCTTCCGCTGTAAGAGTCCGACTCAAACCCACCTAGTTGGAAAGAATTGGTAGCAcctcaatttcatgagcccactaccaagaatgtccaacttgtgatggtgcagcacttggcggggcgaccgactagaccttctttgagagatttaaactaccaactatctaatagaggtaaaactgagacataacaataacacaaataaagcaattataatgtgaaatggtatggttctcttcatggtgatctccatctccacaaaGCTTGTAAGTAGACTCGTGCCAATTCTTGTCACGTGCCGCCTTACTCCATGTCGCCGACTTGTACATCGGATTGCATGTCCTCCAGGTTCTCCAAGTAGCTACACTAGCTAGTGAACGGAAATTACATGGAAAAttcgacacgcaggtcgttatacaatAAATGACAGCACCTAGGCTCCAGCCGGCTGACAAAAAACGTGACACGCAGATCACGTATGGATTACACACATCACATGCACATAAGCCATACCATTCACAACATCCTGCAAAACAAGTTATGCATAGAAACGATATCTATCGGCGTTGTGAATCTCGCAACGACATCTAAGGCGCTACGACAGGGCGAAGCCGGCGGTCCGATCTGTGTTCCGATTCGACCAAACTCTTTGATCTTCGATCACCACAACTGGATTTACGTGTCACAGTATACCCCGATGGCGGAAACCGACCGGTAGGGGTATGTCGTTCCACGACCTTAGCAGTATGATCACGGACAACAGATCATCCATATCCCCGAGTATGATTGATCCAATCAACCTtgtacaaaaccgatctatCTCATAGACCGACCACCAAAACAGCAACTAGATCCAATCTAATGCCTACTGCATATCACATATGCGCGATCAAGGGCCTAATACCAGAAGCtaccgctctgataccactgaaggggcgcgtagagataaacaaaaacttttcctacgcgaactcccaagatctagccgaggtagaaggccacgaggattaccactagacgcgcagttgcggattattgatgcggcgccttgatgcagtgcagtccctcgatccgatccagccgatccaatcccgcgatcgtcgaagtgctgaacgtacagcacctctgccggtatccacacgtgcgaggaggagctccggcgacggactgctagatccggtgcgacggttgaactgaatcgggctagggttctcaacgcatgagagtggaaaaaaccgtgccctttaggcatcccacgcccctgcttatatatcgagtggaagtgggctccaagccttgtggcccatccaccctgcgagtccaactcgcattgtcagcccaattccagttcgggtccaacccgaccaaatacttgctcccgctcttaagtgtgtgaccccacaggctcatggcgacttggacacgattggagtccgactcacaatcgatcaatcggtagcggctcctagcagaacgtgccgactcccaagtaccatcgagtcatgacgacgtaccttccaatgtgacatacgtcttagtccctttttgcctcacgatataccttgtcgaactataagcgattaatcgtcatccctttaatagttcaactctcttctcgatctgtgatatacgattcatccgactaactcttagtcgatcgacccggttaacaattaaccaagtcgcgcatggccatgcttcccgaatcatatcactcgagagggcccagagaatatctctccagtcggaggggcaaaatcccatcttggttatccacatcacacagcttgattctcagtcaacccgaactctgtctttataactgccctgttacggaacaacgtttgacagaacctaagttggtgatccacaactcggattgtgcgataacctcaggtctaaggattacattgattgagacatgcaaatgacgacctactcgttgcatctcaatatgggtcagtccgactcgctaaactctttagccgagtccgtgtaagctggaatgacatcaccatgcccatgacaaatggaaccgagtcatcagccaactttcacattagtctaggttatgtgtccagcacaacctcaatgactaaggacaatttagtatgaacaacatgaatacatagttccacaatcaaatcacatattcaatgatacatatcagatgttcaaacaaggacaactcaataatatttatgaatacattgggaattacatcatacatgattgcctctagggcatattcccaacatgtctatgggaaactgtTGCAGCCCGACATCTTTCTACGCCGGCATCGCGGAGTGCGACTAAcgctaagccggcatacccGGTGTATGCCGGTGCGGCTAACTtgcttatgagtttgcaggacaACGATGAACACGTGGGTCTTGGCAGTAGCCGAGATCCCTCAAAGGTCTTATCCTGGCCATGCGGTGCGGTGTAAAGCGAGGCCATCATCACTCCAAGAAAAGCGGTCAGCGCCTGTACGCCGATGCCAGGCGACCACgcaaaagaagcaccgaaagggaatctatgacggaagccggcagaggatagttGTACCCGCTGCGGTGCTGCATATACGTTGGTTTCACAGAAAATGTTGTGGACAACTGCATATACGTCAAATTTAAAGTCAGTCGTTTCACAATTTTAGTCctatatgtggatgacatattgttCTCATGTAGCGATAAGGATATGCTATATGAAACCAAGAATTTTATGTCATCTAATTTCGATATGAAAGATCTCGGTGAAGTCTCGTATGTCCTTGGCATTGAGATTCATCGAGATAGGTCTAAATGCACATTGGGACTATCAAAGAAAGCATACTTTGAGAGGGTACTGaagaaatacaatatgcaCAAGTGCTCCTCCTCACTTGCTCATGTAGTCAAGGGTGATAAGTTTGGGACATTTCCATGGCCCAGAAACCAAATTGAGACTGATCAAATGAAGCATCTTCCTTACGCTTCAGCTGTCGGAAGCATTATGTATGCACAAGTATGTACACGCCCTAACTTATCTTACGTTACCGGGATGCTTGGCAGATACCAATCGAATCCAGGACCAGACCACTGGAAGGCCGCAAAGAAAGTCTTGCATTATATGCAAGGTACTAAAAATTACATGCTAACGTATCGGAAATCTGATAACCTGGAAGTTGTTGGTTATTCAGATGCTGATTTTGCCGGGTGTGTGGATAGTAAGAAATCCACGTCAGGTTATATATTCACACTCGTTGGGGGAGCCATATCGTGGAAAAGCTCCAAACAAACTTTGACTGCTTCATCTACGATGCAAGCAGAATTTGTAGCATGTTATGAGGCCACTGGGCAGGCTGTATGGCTAAAGAATTTTATTTCCGGACTTAAAGTGGTAGACAGCATTTCTAAACCACTAGTGTTGTACTGTGATAATGAACCCGCAGTTTTCTATACGAGTAACAACAAGTCAAGTGCTGCTGCCAAGCACATTGACATAAAATATCATGTTGTGAAAGATAGAATCCAGGATCAAACAATTGATGTCAAGCATATCGGCACTACTCACATGCTTCCGGATCCACTAATCAAGGGGTTACCACCCAGTATTTTTCGTGATCATGTTGCCGGCATGGGACTACTGGAAGCCGAATGATCCTGGAAATTTAAGGGACCAATAAAAGGAACAACTCCCAATAAGAAAAAAGTTATCTTTTAAAACAGGCTGCTATACTATAAGTATTGAGTTTCAAAGACATTTTATGGGTCATTGTAACACCTTACTTTGGTATGATATTCCTGTGGAAAGAGACGAATATAAATAAGCCTAACGATCAAGGGGGGAAATGTTGGTTGATCTTGGCTTAGACTGAGTCAGAAGGGATTAGGATAAGGGTGGGGCCCATGAAACAACGTTCGTGGCCTTATCCCAACGAACGATACGCACCCTGATCGGGGGTGCCAAAACCAATCGATGGTTCTGGTCCCCCGTCGTGCAGTGCTATATATAAGAAAGGGAATCGGCAGCAGACGAGGGTGTGACTCTCGTTCTCGTTTTGCCCACGAAATCCCGAAACCCTAAACCCAAAACCGATCTGGGAAAGCACTGTCTACGACGGGAAGACCCGAGCCTTCTGCTCCCGTTCCAGGGCAGTGCAGGTGGCGGccggaaggaaggagaagcttCACCAGAACTCCTCCGTCGGCTACTTCCCCTACTTCCTCTATGGCGTCGCCACTGCTCCATCTCTCCACCGACTCCACACAATGGCGTCCTCCTCCATCGCACGTATGAATCACCCTAATCTCTCTACTGTTAGTGCTCTAAATATTTACCAGTGCATGTTTAGACCTAGCCTAATGAATCAAGTTCTaactgatatggacatgctaaccatggatacgacctttggtaccctcaattctataatatttgacaagatttataatcaggtgaattcaaatagtaattgttttcattgtcatacttatgaagaggcggagctactactatcttgtctcgttttattacgtacgcatcttgtcgagcttttcaagtccaaggtcaagatgagatacggtggaggcgaacgggagggctaacaagaatcaagcattcatacagctgagagggaaggatttcaagtgtactttccaacaaatcaaacggcacatgattcggagcttgctagagaaagatatcacgaattaaagttgaatctgattcgggtccgagctgccaggagacccgaatttgttttaatcacccaggccgcatccggagtccaaatcaagcaaacaagtacttgttggaaaggtaattacaagacctttccaacggatctgtccccatcaagagattcgactcgtgctgaccgtgacggacaaaacaagctgacggatctgtttttctgtttcctaaagagttgtagtttgttagtaaagttagagatagaatTGGATTTCGGACTTCTTATTCAAGGTgaacgaaaatatctctccctcctcctttatataccccatgagcccccctaaggagccttgggttttgattagataaagtttagccatctttgctactttcgtgtaatcgcgtgtgtcggttagaccacctgttttaccgtcgtcaagactccaagttatcgtctcgttgagacattggtttgatatagtatactcgcaattttagattgcatccgctatttatcttgtttttgcttgttcttcgatttcttgcaggaacaaagaccttcgtggtcaggttgatcgtgcccccgcgtgatcaataaccctctggagttggtgtatcgattgctaaggcgctgcctcctaggccgtagtcggatcgtcaacgtcacctcctaacCCAAATCGAGAGGTATCAAtttcatcgaaagatcgggccacccgcacccgtatcactAACACTTTGCGTCTTCGTGGCCTTCTTTAGGGATGGTAAGTCGGTGAGGCAAAAACCACTTGCATTCACGTGGGTGGGCCATGATTTCGAGTTCAGGCTGCCGGGAGTGGGTCGACGATTAATGTTTTGATTGGACGAAGTTGGGGTTAGGTTAGGTTGGCCACagattttagttttttttttttcgttgtGCACGTACACTGGTGAACTTGTGATGGTTCCAGAGGAGGCGAAAAGAACTCCACGACCAATGTGCTTTCGATATAAAAGTACTTAAAATACTTCAAAAtctcctttaaaaaaattgcacatacttttttttttgaagggaatgtcttttaaaaaattaaaggGAAACATTGCACATATCAATACTCTCATCTTCTATTTGTTGGTTCGTTAATCTCCACGAAAACAGAGCACCggaattcatttttttaagcACTAGACTTGTTTTTTACACAAGACTCAAACAaattttttaaagaaatttTAGAAGCAACATTTTTATGTGCACTTTTCAGAATTCATCCTTTTAAATCGAACTACTCCGGCTCCACAATGATACGGATGCTGACTTAAGCAAGCGATGattgtacaaaaaaaaaagcgcaGACGACGATTACGACCGTAAAGAGTTGAATCAAACCGCAAACTACATACATCTGCATATGCAACACACCACAGATTGGCATGACTGCATAAGCATCACCTACACCGAGCATTCACAGAAAATGAAACTAGATATGCTGCATATGCAACACACTACAGATTGGCATGAGCATCACCTACACCGAGCATTCACCGAAAATGAAACTAGATATGCGAAGAAAATAAGCACACAAAGTATGTACATGTACTTGTTCAGTACAATTGCATGAGACAACAATTCT includes:
- the LOC104583665 gene encoding uncharacterized protein LOC104583665, producing the protein MEPDLQQQFENVEAYDMIESLKSMFQAQAKTERYQVSQALLGCKLKDGDPLSPHVIKMTGYVQSLDRLGFPISDEFATDIVLNSLPSAYAPFISNYHMHGMDKKLTELHGMLKTAEADLKKGTSQVLMVQNKAKFKKGSWTKKKKAKSGGKTQDSVPSAASGTKPSPAAGSTCFYCKTDGHWKRNCSKFLADKAKSGSGTSNSGAGKN